The window cattgcagtcagctctgaacatcactgcactctggtgacatcaccacagtcagctctgtaacatcactgcactctggtgacatcactgcagtcagctctgtaacatcactgcactctggtgacatccctGCACTCCGCTCTGTAACATCTATGCACTCCAATGACATCACtgtagtcagctctgtaacatcactgcactctggtgacatcactgcagtcagctctgtaacatcactgcactcaggtgacatcactgcagtcagctctgtaacatcactgcactctggtgacatccctGCACtccgctctgtaacatcactgcactctggtgacatcactgcagtcagctctgtaacatcactgcactcaggtgacatcactgcagtcagctctgtaacatcactgcactctggtaacatcactgcactccggtgacatcactgcagtcagctctgtaacatcactgcactccggtgacatcactgcagtcagctctgtaacatcactgcactccggtgacatcactgcagtcagctctgtaacatcactgcactctggtgacatcactgcagtcagctctgtaacatcactgcagtcagctctgtaacatcactgcactctgacatcactgcagtcagctctgtaacatcactgcactctggtgacatcactgctgtcagctctgtaacatcactgcactctggtgacctcactgcactccactctgtaacatcactgcactccaaTGACATCACTGCACtcggctctgtaacatcactgcactctggtgacatcactgcagtcagctctgtaacatcactgcactctggtggcatcactgcagtcagctctgtaacatcactgcactccggtgacatcactgcagtcagctctgtaatatcactgcactctggtgacatcactgctgtcagctgtgtaacatcactgcactccggtgacatcactacagtcagctctgtaacatcactgcactctggtgacatcactgcagtcagctctgtaacatcactgcactctcgtgacatcactgcagtcagctctgtaacatcactgtactctggtgacatcactacagtcagctctgtaacatcactgcactctggtgacatcactgctgtcagctatgtaacatcactgcactccggtgacatcactgcagtcagctctgtaacatcactgcactctggtgacatcactacagtcagctctgtaacatcactgcactctggtgacatcactgcagtcagctctgaacatcactgcactctggtgacatcactacagtcagctctgaacatcactgcactctggtgacatcattgcagtcagctctgaacatcactgcactctggtgacatcattgcagtcagctctgaacatcactgcactctggtgacatcactgctgtcagctctgaacatcactgcactctggtgacatcactacagtcagctctgaacatcactgcactctggtgacatcaccacagtcagctctgtaacatcactgcactctggtgacatcactgcagtcagctctgtaacatcactgcactctggtgacatccctGCACTCCGCTCTGTAACATCTATGCACTCCAATGACATCACtgtagtcagctctgtaacatcactgcactctggtgacatcactgcagtcagctctgtaatatcactgcactcaggtgacatcactgcagtcagctctgtaacatcactgcactctggtgacatcactgcagtcagctctgtaacatcactgcactccggtgacatcactgcactcagctctgtaacatcactgcactctggtgacatcactgcagtcagctctgtaacatcactgcactctggtgacatccctGCACTCCGCTCTGTAACATCTATGCACTCCAATGACATCACtgtagtcagctctgtaacatcactgcactctggtgacatcactgcagtcagctctgcaacatcactgcactcaggtgacatcactgcagtcagctctgtaacatcactgcactctggtgacatcactgcagtcagctctgtaacatcactgcactccggtgacatcactgcagtcagctctgtaacatcactgcactcaggtgacatcactgcagtcagctctgtaatatCACTGCACTCCAGTGACATCACTgccgtcagctctgtaacatcactgcactctggtgacatcactgcagtcagctctgaacatcactgcactccggtgacatcactgcagtcagctctgtaacatcactgcactctggtgacatcactgcagtcagctctgtaacatcactgcactccggtgacatcactgcagtcagctctgtaacatcactgcactctggtgacatcactgcagtcagctctgtaacatcactgcactctggtgacagcactgcagtcagctctgtaacatcactgcactctggtgacatcactgcagtcagctctgtaacatcactgcactctggtgacatcactgcagtcagctctgtaacatcactgcactccggtgacatcactgcagtcagctctgtaacatcactgcactctggtgacatcactgcagtcagccctgtaacatcactgcactctggtgacatcactgcactccgctctgtaacatcactgcactctggtgacatcactgcagtcagctctgtacatcactgcactctggtgacatcactgcagtcagctctgtaacatcactgcactctggtgacatcactgcagtcagctctgtaacatcactgcactctggtgacatcactgctgtcagctctgtaacatcactgcactcaggtgacatcactgctgtcagctctgtaacatcactgcactctggtgacatcacaacagtcagctctgtaacatcactgtacTCCGGTAacgtcactgcagtcagctctgtaacatcactgcactctggtgacatccctGCACtccgctctgtaacatcactgcactctggtgacatcacaacagtcagctctataacatcactgcactctggtgacattactgctgtcagctctgtaacatcactgcactctggtgacatcactgcagtcagctctgtaacatcactgtacTCCGGTAACGTCACTGCACTCCGCTCGGTGATATCGCCACATCTGACATAGCTAGATGCAGAACGAGTCATAGTTTTTCTTGGTAGTATTTTCAGATATATGTATGGTTTGATCCCGTAAAAAAAAATTCGGTTCTGGTTCGTAATTGATCCTGGTTATCTGgccggacgccggtccccatataagtctaaggggaccagaatctggtgattaaaaatggtggtagaagagataggagCAGGTACACTATACTTACCCAGGCTGTGGCATGTCTgtgacactgctcccgcggcctctcattcacttccggggccgttCATTTACCATCATtgcatatgcacggctttccctgcccaccggcgtctgtgattggttgcagtcagacagcgcccccagcccgTGTGCTGCCTGTCTGAAGCTTCCAATCACAAACCCGGTCTGCgtttctatagcgtacagtaaatataaataagtaaaaaaaaaaattggagtgtggtccccccatattatgatacccagcacagataaagccatggctacaggctgcagccaccaactgtgcatcaaaataggaggaactgcatgtggctgtttttttttgttttttattttagtcATGTCAATAAATGATTTAAAAGACAAGCGTGcggtatccccccccccccccccccccccaattttgatacctagccaagataaagctgatagctgggggctggtattctcaggctggggaaacccatggtttttgggccgcccccagcctaaaaatagcaaactgCAACCGGccaagattgtcacatccaatagttgcgacagtcccggaactttacctggctcttctcgattgtcctggtgcggtgccactaagccctacattagtaatggaGACATCTATGAaatcctccccattactaatctgtaagtgaaagtaaattaacccaaacactgaaaaaatcctttattattacTGGGTTTTATCCTCTTCGCTTTCATCAGGAACCAGAGAAGAACCGAGGAGGACGTCCATCACCTTAGACTCCTTCCTTCACGTCCAACAACTTCGGAAAAAGCAACTGAAACATTTCTGTAACAGATTTCCACAATTGCGCAGCATGAACACATCGGGCTCCGCAGAACATCTTCTGTCCAGTATGACCTTGAGCCACAAGCTCATGACGCTTTACTGTAAACCAGCAGATGTGACCATTGATGGGTGGGAAGAGCTGGTACAAGCCATGGAAAGAAGATCTGATGTTACACTAAGGAACCCTCTACCTGTGGATGACTCCGTTCCTGATGACTTGTCCAAGTTCAACCCGACAATGTTCACCCAAGTGCTGCGGACTTACTCCAAGGTTCTGTTTGTTGGGGATCCATTTGAAAGGTTGGTGTCTATGTACATGCAGGGCAACGCCGGGGAGATCTCCTTCGAAGAGTTCATTGAGGACATTCTCCTGATGGAGACCGGAGAGGGCGGTGTCTCATCCAGCTCCGTCATCACTTTGTGTTACCCGTGTTTTGTCCATTATGACTACATAGTGATGGTCGACTTCCTTCGTGCCGAACTCCCTCATCTACTCAGAAGAATCGGTTTACCAGATCTGGTGGAGCCACCGCCGTCCATAGATCGGCAGATCAGGGTGACTTCACGGTGGCTCTCCAATAACTTGTTCCGTCGGCTCGGCAGGCAGCAGTCTCTGCAGCTTTCTCGTCTCTTCTCTTGGGACTTTGCCGCTTTCCCATTGCACAACAGCTTACTTGGAAAAAGGACATTGGCCAAAAATGTGTCCTGATCGTAatctggattatttttttttttttttcagattaaaTTTTATGTTAAATTTTAACCATTTATTTTCTTTAAAAGGGATTTGAAAAACTCGGCTTTATTTAAAAAACCGCACCACCTCTGACCAtgagttgtgtctggtattgcaactcaGCCTCATTGACGTATactgcaataccaggcacaacccatggtcaggggtggcgctgtttctgaatGAAAGCAACCATATTTTTCTAATCCTGGATAACCGCTTTAATTACCTTTTAGACTTTCACAAGTAATTTCTAACTCAACCAACAAAAATTGTCCATTGACATCCAAAGAAGACAACCATggtgtcatggttctgatccgtgGTACTCTGCTCTCCATCAAAGtcggtgttctgttttgtattttgcgtTGGTGGACGGATGATTTTCCGTCCTCAGTTCCTGTGCTGGTGTTGGGAGGGGCCTtgttctgcttcattagggagccacCTCACCCGAAACGCCGCCAGTCGTAGTTTCTGCCTtcagtaagtgctctggctcccgtttttgatttgatcttgtcctcctacccTGGACCTTTTGTTACCCCCTCTCCTTCCGTGTCCTTGACTCTGACGTTGTTTCCACGGCTCCTGACCTCCGTCTTTTACCCCGACCTTTGCTCCgcttttccccagtgtaccttacgtgacttccttgCTTCTGACCTCCGACTTGTACCCTAACCTCAGGTCCGCTTTTCCCCAgtataccttacgtgacttccttgCTTCTGACCTCCGACTTGTACCCTAACCTCAGGTCCGCTTTTGCCCAgtataccttacgtgacttccttgCTTCTGACCTCCGACTTGTACCCTAACCTCAGGTCCGCTTTTGCCCAgtataccttacgtgacttcctggcttctgacctccgacttgtaccctgacctcacctCCACTTCCCCCCTATGTACCTTTatatgacttcctggcttctgacctccggcttgtgcgCTGATTTcggctttgcttcatccctgtgt is drawn from Anomaloglossus baeobatrachus isolate aAnoBae1 chromosome 3, aAnoBae1.hap1, whole genome shotgun sequence and contains these coding sequences:
- the LOC142294884 gene encoding carbohydrate sulfotransferase 11-like, producing the protein MKFVIRFSILLVVLGIIYWWMKVVTMAPHRKRMTEQTGTREEPRRTSITLDSFLHVQQLRKKQLKHFCNRFPQLRSMNTSGSAEHLLSSMTLSHKLMTLYCKPADVTIDGWEELVQAMERRSDVTLRNPLPVDDSVPDDLSKFNPTMFTQVLRTYSKVLFVGDPFERLVSMYMQGNAGEISFEEFIEDILLMETGEGGVSSSSVITLCYPCFVHYDYIVMVDFLRAELPHLLRRIGLPDLVEPPPSIDRQIRVTSRWLSNNLFRRLGRQQSLQLSRLFSWDFAAFPLHNSLLGKRTLAKNVS